CCCGATCCGAGCGACTTCTGCCGGCTCGGTCCGCCGCGGTCGCCGAACCAATCCTCGAAGAATGGTTCGAAGTTGTGATAGCGGCGGGCATCGACGACCTTCTCGGCCGAAATGTTGACAACCGCGTCCTTGACGCGCTCAACCACGGCGACGAAGGGGCTTCTCCCTTCGGCGTTGACCCAGCCGCCCTTGGGCGCCAACTGCGCCGGCGCCGGAACGGCGGTCAAGACCAGCGCCACCACCAGCGCCATCATTGACAAGACAACGATCCGAGATCCCCTGCTTTGTCCCATCCCGGTTCCCTGGTGCTTCGGAAACATGCACACCCCCATCATAGTGTTGTGACGATCGCAATCAGTCCCATTACGCCATCGTTCTATCGCGTTAGGGAGAGATTTGTTCCCCGATCGTCGTACGGTCACTCAATGGGGGACTCAGTCGCGCCGCGGCAAGACGGAAAATCGTGTCATCCAAGACTGGACTGCGTTGACGACGGTGCCGCCCTGACCGCCAAAATCGTTCCGCCCGGCGGCCTGAAAACGGCCCGGTTTCCCCAAAACCCAATGCATATACGGCACTCGGCCGCACCTGTTGCTGAAAAGGCGACAGAATTTAACACCCGCACCACACGAACTTGACACAGCAAATCGTCTGCGCGCGGATGGCCGGTTACTTCTTTTCGATACTGAAAAGCCGTGAATCGCCGCGTCCGAGCCGTAACTCGATGCCCGACTTAAGGTCTTTGGCCGCAACGCGATGCACCTCGGTCCCCAGGAAATCCGTCAACGAGACTTTTGGCGCTGCCAGCCCGATCATCGCCAGATCGACGCTTACAATCACGCTGCGCACCGAGGCGGCCAGCGACTGGTCGGTCACCCCGGTGGTTTCGGCGATGTCGTAGACCATGAGCAGCCCGCCCTTCTGGTGGACCTGTACGGCGACATGGACGCGCGGATCGCTGCACCAGACCGGCGAATCCAGCTTGCTCTGCGCCAGGACTTCCTTGAAGAAGACCAGTTTTTCCGGGTGCAGATGCGAGCCGGGGGCGAAGGTCAGCACGGTCACCTGTCCCTTGCCGCACTTGTTGGAGGCGGCCAGGAGTTTGGCGCCCGATTTGGCGAGTTTGGCGGCGCGGGTCGGAGCGCGCTTGATCGTGCCGAGGGCGTTGACCGTGAACTTGCCCGCCTTGGTCTCGACCTCGGTGATGGCGCGTTCGATCGCTGTCTTAAAGCCGATCGCCTTGGCGAGGACCTCGCAGGGCTCATAGTGCTCGTCGCGGGTGGGCACGGCGCCATAGATGATCAGATGCGCGCCGCCCTTGGCCAGGTCGGCCAGTCTTTCCTGCGTGGCCGCGTCCATCGTCTCGCCGCACGGGACAATGATGGTGCCGTATTTGTCGAGACGGTCGGTCACGCCCAATTCGAAGATGCGGTAATCGTGGGAGAGCGCCATTAAGTCGGCGGCGATGGCGTCGAAGCCGGCGCCGACCAGATCGCCGATGTAGCCGTCGGGATCGTACTCGCCGACGGAGGCGGCGCGCAGATAGGGACGGTACTGCGCCAGCGCGACATCGGCAAAGTCGCGCATCGTTTCGAACTTCAATTCGACCAGGCGAGTGGTGGCCTGCGAAACGATGTCAAACGACGGCAGAATGGCGCCGTCGGATTCGAGCGCGCCGTCATACCAGCGCTGGCGTCCGACGAACATGTGGTAGTTGAAACCCTTCAATCCGGCGGCCAGCGAGGCGACGATCAGCCGCTTGGTGTCCAGCGAGGTGATCGGGTGGTAGGCATGGCCGGCGACGGGGTCGGCGTGGCGGTTGCCAACGCTGAGGCGCCCGGCGAAGCCGGTTGGCTGCCAGCCGGAGACCGAGCGGGCGCGACGGACGGTCTGCGCGAACGGACGGTCCCAGTCGAGATTGACGGTGAAGATCGTGCGGCCGTTGTTGCGCGCCCCGGCCAGGTCAGGAAAGAAATAGGCGCCGTTGAAAGCCAGCGACCGGGTGAACAACACCGAAACCTCGGTCTGCGAGAGCAACTCGGCGAGGAAGTCGGCGTAACGGTTGACCGTCCACTCGCGGAACTCGACCCAGTCCATCAGCCGCAGGAATTCGTGCGGCGATTTGCCGATCGACGGATCGGGCGGGACCGCCTCGCCGAAGTCCTTGAGTTTCGCCTTCCAGACCTTGTTGAGTTTGTCGATCCCGTGGTACTTCTCAGAAAGGAAGCGGGCAAAGTGCGCGCGCGAGCCCTGCGGGCTGTAGTCGGCCGAGAAGGGATCGAAGTGGCCGCCGAAGCTGGTCTCATGGTCCAGCTCGATCATGAAGACCGGCCCGCGCGGGTAGATGTAATTCTTCACCACTTCGGAGAGGACGGCGAAGTAGTTCTTGAGCTGGATCTGGAAACGGTTGCCGAGATAGGGCGGCAATGGCACCGGCTT
This bacterium DNA region includes the following protein-coding sequences:
- a CDS encoding beta-galactosidase, encoding MDDRSKEPFVLTIGGTRDSRASLRVIDHKFVIGKEEFPPFAAEMHYFRVAKRHWSICFERIRKANFRIISTAVPWNIHEPRQGELDFAGTTDPARDLIVFLELCREFGFKILLRPGPWVASECDNGGLPEFVLRHPENVATNHAGEPVIAEPGGGAKPVPLPPYLGNRFQIQLKNYFAVLSEVVKNYIYPRGPVFMIELDHETSFGGHFDPFSADYSPQGSRAHFARFLSEKYHGIDKLNKVWKAKLKDFGEAVPPDPSIGKSPHEFLRLMDWVEFREWTVNRYADFLAELLSQTEVSVLFTRSLAFNGAYFFPDLAGARNNGRTIFTVNLDWDRPFAQTVRRARSVSGWQPTGFAGRLSVGNRHADPVAGHAYHPITSLDTKRLIVASLAAGLKGFNYHMFVGRQRWYDGALESDGAILPSFDIVSQATTRLVELKFETMRDFADVALAQYRPYLRAASVGEYDPDGYIGDLVGAGFDAIAADLMALSHDYRIFELGVTDRLDKYGTIIVPCGETMDAATQERLADLAKGGAHLIIYGAVPTRDEHYEPCEVLAKAIGFKTAIERAITEVETKAGKFTVNALGTIKRAPTRAAKLAKSGAKLLAASNKCGKGQVTVLTFAPGSHLHPEKLVFFKEVLAQSKLDSPVWCSDPRVHVAVQVHQKGGLLMVYDIAETTGVTDQSLAASVRSVIVSVDLAMIGLAAPKVSLTDFLGTEVHRVAAKDLKSGIELRLGRGDSRLFSIEKK